In one Agrobacterium tumefaciens genomic region, the following are encoded:
- a CDS encoding pyrophosphatase, producing MLTVMMRQFEEASQKYAAENGIIRDPDWYMLKLQEEMGEVTQAWNRLTGRGRIKGRSKEEMKRDLADETADLLGHVLLLAHYNGLDIKGAIERKWRFTALV from the coding sequence ATGCTCACTGTCATGATGCGCCAGTTTGAAGAGGCGTCCCAAAAATATGCTGCTGAAAACGGGATCATCCGCGATCCGGACTGGTACATGCTGAAGCTTCAGGAAGAGATGGGCGAGGTCACGCAGGCCTGGAACCGGTTGACGGGGCGGGGGCGCATCAAGGGCAGGAGCAAGGAGGAGATGAAACGGGATCTGGCCGACGAAACCGCCGATCTTCTCGGCCATGTGCTGCTGCTGGCCCATTATAACGGTCTCGATATCAAAGGTGCGATAGAGCGGAAGTGGCGTTTTACGGCGTTGGTATGA
- a CDS encoding sulfite exporter TauE/SafE family protein, whose product MSPLDFFSALITAHSPSLLAMFAGAAFLAGLARGFSGFGAALIFIPLASAIVGPRIASVVLLVVDGVLTLGMIPPAWRMADRREVFTMAAGALVGVPVGTLLLSNGDPLTLRWIISVVVVVLLLFLVSGWRYSGRPKTPLTLVTGLVAGLFSGAAQLGGPPIVAYWLGGALKGAFVRANVILYFAISTVISATSYFFSGLFTADVFVFFLLALPFYGAGLYAGARLHGLADEAAFRRICYGLIAISAVIGLPLFDSLLK is encoded by the coding sequence ATGTCTCCTCTCGACTTCTTCTCGGCCCTCATCACCGCGCATAGTCCGTCGCTGCTCGCCATGTTTGCGGGCGCCGCCTTTCTGGCCGGCCTTGCCCGTGGTTTTTCCGGCTTTGGCGCGGCCCTCATCTTCATTCCGCTTGCGAGCGCCATTGTCGGGCCACGCATCGCCTCAGTGGTTCTTCTGGTGGTGGACGGCGTCCTGACGCTTGGCATGATACCGCCCGCCTGGCGCATGGCAGACCGGCGCGAGGTATTCACCATGGCGGCCGGCGCGCTTGTCGGCGTGCCGGTTGGAACCCTGCTGCTTTCAAATGGCGATCCGCTGACGCTGCGCTGGATCATCTCCGTCGTGGTCGTCGTGCTTTTGCTGTTTCTGGTTTCCGGCTGGCGTTACAGCGGCCGGCCGAAGACGCCGCTGACGCTCGTCACCGGCCTTGTCGCCGGGCTGTTTTCGGGGGCGGCGCAATTGGGTGGTCCGCCCATCGTTGCCTATTGGCTTGGCGGCGCGCTCAAGGGCGCCTTCGTGCGCGCCAATGTCATTCTCTATTTCGCGATCTCGACCGTCATCTCCGCCACCAGCTATTTTTTCAGCGGTCTGTTCACGGCCGATGTCTTCGTGTTTTTCCTGCTGGCCCTGCCGTTTTACGGAGCCGGTCTTTACGCCGGCGCGCGATTGCACGGGCTGGCCGACGAGGCGGCGTTCAGGCGTATCTGCTACGGCCTGATCGCCATTTCCGCCGTCATCGGTCTGCCGCTCTTCGATTCGCTGCTGAAGTAA
- a CDS encoding HAD family phosphatase → MLPFLPHAVVFDMDGLLIESEALYRDSFLAASDEGGHGMRVETYQKVCGSPWDVITGTIFADYGADFPIDAFRDAWLRHLAVMMAEGVALKPGVIDILDLLDRLDIRRAIATSSRHDSVTRHLGPHDLLKRFDTIVARGDYKEPKPSPMPYLAAAKRLDIDPGRCLALEDSYSGVRSATSAGMMTIMVPDVAPPTEEMRERCIAVSSDLHAVADLLQKAQLSEV, encoded by the coding sequence ATGCTGCCTTTTCTTCCTCACGCCGTCGTTTTCGACATGGATGGATTGCTGATCGAAAGCGAGGCGCTCTATCGCGATTCATTTCTGGCAGCGTCAGATGAAGGCGGCCACGGGATGCGGGTCGAGACCTATCAGAAGGTCTGCGGCAGCCCCTGGGATGTCATCACCGGAACCATCTTCGCCGATTATGGTGCGGATTTTCCCATCGATGCCTTTCGGGATGCGTGGCTGCGGCATCTTGCCGTGATGATGGCGGAAGGCGTGGCGCTGAAACCGGGCGTCATCGACATTCTCGATCTCCTCGACAGGCTCGACATCCGCCGCGCCATCGCCACCTCCTCGCGGCATGATTCGGTAACGCGCCATCTCGGCCCCCATGATCTTCTCAAACGTTTCGACACCATCGTCGCACGCGGCGACTATAAGGAGCCGAAGCCCTCACCCATGCCGTACCTGGCCGCCGCCAAGCGTCTCGACATCGATCCGGGCCGCTGCCTGGCGCTGGAGGATTCCTATTCCGGCGTCCGCTCGGCCACATCGGCGGGCATGATGACGATCATGGTGCCGGACGTTGCGCCGCCGACCGAGGAAATGCGGGAGAGATGCATCGCCGTATCGAGCGACCTTCATGCGGTTGCAGACCTCCTGCAAAAGGCGCAGCTTTCAGAGGTTTGA
- the pdxH gene encoding pyridoxamine 5'-phosphate oxidase: protein MSETGLTSSDFTEENEPFTLFAEWLKDATASEINDPNAVALATVDENGLPNVRMVLLKDVDDRGFVFYTNFESQKGREILGQKKAAMCFHWKSLRRQVRLRGEVEIVTDAEADAYYASRPRGSRIGAWASKQSRPLEGRFALEKAVAEYTAKYAIGDIPRPSYWSGFRIRPVSIEFWHDRKFRLHDRVEFRRETPDAAWSKVRMYP, encoded by the coding sequence ATGTCGGAAACGGGGTTAACATCCAGTGACTTCACTGAAGAAAATGAACCGTTCACGCTTTTTGCCGAATGGCTGAAGGATGCGACGGCCTCCGAAATCAACGATCCGAACGCGGTCGCGCTCGCAACCGTGGACGAAAACGGCCTGCCGAATGTGCGTATGGTGCTGCTGAAGGACGTCGATGATCGCGGCTTCGTTTTCTATACGAATTTCGAAAGCCAGAAGGGACGCGAGATCCTCGGCCAGAAAAAAGCGGCCATGTGTTTCCACTGGAAAAGCCTGCGTCGGCAGGTGCGCCTGCGCGGGGAGGTGGAGATCGTCACCGACGCGGAAGCGGACGCTTATTACGCTTCGCGCCCGCGCGGAAGCCGCATCGGCGCCTGGGCGTCGAAGCAGTCGCGGCCGCTGGAAGGCCGTTTCGCGCTGGAGAAGGCCGTCGCCGAATATACCGCCAAATATGCGATCGGCGATATTCCGCGCCCGTCCTACTGGTCCGGGTTCCGCATTCGCCCCGTCAGCATCGAATTCTGGCACGACCGCAAGTTCCGCCTGCACGACCGCGTCGAATTCCGCCGCGAGACGCCGGATGCGGCATGGTCCAAGGTCCGCATGTATCCTTGA
- a CDS encoding VOC family protein: MTIIRNALVPELAVSDWQKSRAFYCDLIGFHVVYERPEEGFTYLALGDAQLMIDQIGATRTFVADNAALEFPLGRGMNLQLAVPSLQPILSRLERSSIDLIMPLEEKWYRRGTVEVGNRQFIVADPDGYLIRPFESLGERPFRFG, encoded by the coding sequence ATGACCATCATACGAAATGCCCTCGTCCCGGAACTTGCCGTCAGCGACTGGCAGAAAAGCCGCGCTTTTTATTGCGATCTGATTGGTTTTCATGTGGTGTATGAGCGGCCCGAAGAGGGCTTCACCTATCTGGCGCTGGGCGATGCGCAGCTGATGATCGACCAGATCGGCGCGACCCGGACCTTCGTGGCGGACAATGCCGCGCTTGAATTTCCGCTTGGCCGTGGCATGAACCTGCAACTCGCCGTCCCTTCCCTGCAGCCCATTCTCTCCCGGCTGGAACGATCCTCGATCGATCTCATCATGCCGCTCGAGGAAAAATGGTACAGGCGCGGCACGGTCGAGGTCGGCAACCGGCAATTCATCGTCGCCGATCCGGACGGCTACCTCATCCGCCCGTTCGAGAGCCTCGGCGAACGCCCCTTCCGGTTCGGCTGA